Below is a genomic region from Paenibacillus rhizovicinus.
GAAGAAACAGAACACGAACCTGGCTGAATTCCTGGCCAAAGATCCGACGGTGAAGGATCGTTTCCGCGAGGATCTCTGGAACACGGTGCTCTACAAGAACGATCCTTACGCGCTGCCTTTCACGACGGATACGCGCATGATGTTCTACAATAAGACCGCTTTCAAGGAAGCCGGGCTCGACCCGAACAAGTTCCCGGATACTTGGGACGAGCTTGAAGAAGTGGCGAAGAAGCTGGACAAGAAAGACGCGAACGGCAAGTACGCGCGCATCGGCTATGCGCCGCAATTCGCCGGATTCGACGCGAAGAGCATCGCGGTCAATTTCGACGGCGGCAAGGGCTGGCTGGACGAGAACGGCCAAGCGAACATCAGCACGCCGAATAAAATCGAAGGCTTCAATTACGTGCAGCGCTACACCGACCGCCTCGGACAGAAGAACATCGACGAGTACAAAGCGGCGTTCGGCAGCAAAGAAGCGAATCCGTTCATCGCGGGCAAAGTGGCGATCTGGCCGGATGCGGTGACCTTCCAAACGCAGCTTCGCGACTTCGGCAAAGGCATGGACGTCGGCATAGCGCCGATTCCCGAGACGAAGGAAGGCGCGGGACACTGGAGCACGGGCGGCGGCTTCGTGGTCGAGATTCCGGCAGGCGCGAAGCATCCCGCCGAATCGTGGGAATTCATCAAGTATCTGACCGATGTTCAGGCGCAAACCTACTGGGCGAAGATGAATTACGATAACGTCGCGAACGTGCAGGCTTCCAACGATCCGGAATTGACCAAGGATCCGATTTACAAGGCGTCCGTCGACAATTTGGCCAACACGCGCGTATACACGCGTCCGGCGGCTGCAGCGGATCTGTTCAAAATGCTCGATCCGCAAGTCGACGCGATTCTGACGAAGAAGAGCACGCCTAAAGAAGGGCTTGACCAAGCCCAAAAGGATGTATCTGATCTGATAGCTCAAAACGGAGGCTAAACCGAATAGCCGATAGTTCAGGGGAGCGGTTGGTTGTCAGCCGCTCTTCCTTTCTTGAAGCGAACCGCCTCCCGACGGACTTGAACGCAATTGTAAAGAGGAAGGTGATTGACTTGTCCAATACCTATAGAACCGGCAAGAGGAGCCGGTTGTCGCTGGAGCGCAAGGAGGCCGTTTGGGGCTATGCATTCGTTCTGCCATGGATCATCGGATTCCTGGTGTTTACGTTCGGTCCGCTGCTGTTCTCGTTGTATGCGAGCTTTACGAATTACGACATTACTTCGCAAATGGATTGGGTAGGCGTACGCAACTATCGCAATATGTTCACCCATGACACCTTGTTCTGGAAGTCGCTGCACAATACGTTGTACTACGTGGTATTTAACGTTCCGCTCACGACCTTCGCGGCTTTGCTTCTGGCCGTTACCATGAATCAGAAAATTCCCGGTATGCGGATCTTCCGAACCGTTTTCTATTTGCCCTCCGTGCTTGCGGGCGTCGCTGTGTTTTACCTGTGGATGATGCTGCTGAATCCCAGCACGGGACTCGTCAACATGGCGCTGGGCTGGGTCGGCATCGACGGACCCGCCTGGATGACCGATCCGAGTTGGACGAAGCCTGCGGTCATTCTTATGAAACTGTGGGGTGCGGGCGGGGGCATGCTCCTGTATCTGGCCGCGCTGCAGGGCGTTCCGGACCATCTGTACGAGGCGGCCGAGCTCGACGGCGCAAGCCCGATCCGCCGTTTCTGGCATGTTACGGTGCCGATGATCACGCCTGTTATCTTCTTCGAGCTGGTGACCAATCTGATCGGCGCGTTCCAGATTTTCCAGGAAGGCTACGTCATGGTGCAGGATCAGGCAACGCCGGGCTCGCCGATGAACTCGCTCCTGTTCTATAACCTGCATATGTTCTTGAAGGCGTTCCAATCGTTCCA
It encodes:
- a CDS encoding ABC transporter substrate-binding protein: MKKVNKAAIASLVLTLTTGALLSGCGSSNNGNGNENSAASPAPQDNAAPKEKVVLDFWTFWGSETRRPLVEKIIDDFNKAHEGTIEVKHSYYPYGDIWTKSLAQTAAGNPPDVIVNSIEETGLRAAKKQNTNLAEFLAKDPTVKDRFREDLWNTVLYKNDPYALPFTTDTRMMFYNKTAFKEAGLDPNKFPDTWDELEEVAKKLDKKDANGKYARIGYAPQFAGFDAKSIAVNFDGGKGWLDENGQANISTPNKIEGFNYVQRYTDRLGQKNIDEYKAAFGSKEANPFIAGKVAIWPDAVTFQTQLRDFGKGMDVGIAPIPETKEGAGHWSTGGGFVVEIPAGAKHPAESWEFIKYLTDVQAQTYWAKMNYDNVANVQASNDPELTKDPIYKASVDNLANTRVYTRPAAAADLFKMLDPQVDAILTKKSTPKEGLDQAQKDVSDLIAQNGG
- a CDS encoding carbohydrate ABC transporter permease; its protein translation is MIDLSNTYRTGKRSRLSLERKEAVWGYAFVLPWIIGFLVFTFGPLLFSLYASFTNYDITSQMDWVGVRNYRNMFTHDTLFWKSLHNTLYYVVFNVPLTTFAALLLAVTMNQKIPGMRIFRTVFYLPSVLAGVAVFYLWMMLLNPSTGLVNMALGWVGIDGPAWMTDPSWTKPAVILMKLWGAGGGMLLYLAALQGVPDHLYEAAELDGASPIRRFWHVTVPMITPVIFFELVTNLIGAFQIFQEGYVMVQDQATPGSPMNSLLFYNLHMFLKAFQSFQMGYATAMAWFLFVVVIVLTLINMALSKLWVHYEGGDNR